AGAGTCAGTTGCCTTTAAAAATGGTTCTGAGAATTTTGATTTGATAGTTACCGTTGATGCCGGTGATATTCATCAGATGCGTGAACTTTATGATGAAAACAAAGAGATGTTTGAATCATTACCACTTCTTAATATCGATCATCACGCTTCGAATTCAAAATTTGGAACTGTGAATTTTGTTGATTTGGATAGCTCATCTACAACTCAGGCCCTTATCAAAATCATAGATGCCCTCAACACTACCGGAGCAGAGATCATAGATAAGGATATAGCGACTTTGTTACTTACAGGACTTATAACTGATACTGGTTCTTTTCAGCATGCAAATACCACACCTCAAGCCTTTGAGGTGGCTTCCCGTCTACTTGATCTAGGGGCGGAGCAACAGGAGATTATCAAAAAAGTTTATAAGACAAAGAGCCTATCTACTTTGAAATTATGGGGTAGGGTACTTTCAAAAATTCAATTTGAAGAAGAGTACAGACTTGTTTGGTCAACGATTACAACTGAAGATTTACTTGAAACTAATTCAACCACAGAAGAGGCGAATGGAATTATCGATGAATTGATGAGCAATGCACCTGGAGCGGAATTGATATTACTTTTGAAACAAAAGGCTGATGATTTGTTATCGGGCTCTGTTAGAACAAATTCAGATAGCGTTGATGGCAGTGCTTTTGCAGCGAAATTTGGCGGCGGCGGACACGTGCGCGCAGCTGGGTTCCGCATAAAAGGTAAAAACATGATTGATGCAGAGGCAGAGGTAATAGCCGCCGCAAAAGAATTCCAAGCTGCTAGGCTTGGTTTGAATGCTGCGACTGCACCAAAAATGGAAGAAGTAATGATGGAAGCGGAAAAACTTGAACAACCGGTTAAATCTGAAGAGGTCGTTGATAAATTAACTCGTGACTTTGTTGGTAAAAAAGACGATACAGAGGCTGTGCAAGTTGCTCAGATGGTAAGTCAGCATATTCAACCTCCTC
The sequence above is a segment of the Candidatus Peregrinibacteria bacterium genome. Coding sequences within it:
- a CDS encoding DHH family phosphoesterase, which encodes MSVDQKTLQDAVDILNKSHKILITPSSPADGDSLGAALSLYLVLRKLGKEPTVVMSDDVPETYEFLPKTDDIHRELFGVKDFVITLDCKDAEVDTIKYLVEENVVNIIVTPKSGRFKKESVAFKNGSENFDLIVTVDAGDIHQMRELYDENKEMFESLPLLNIDHHASNSKFGTVNFVDLDSSSTTQALIKIIDALNTTGAEIIDKDIATLLLTGLITDTGSFQHANTTPQAFEVASRLLDLGAEQQEIIKKVYKTKSLSTLKLWGRVLSKIQFEEEYRLVWSTITTEDLLETNSTTEEANGIIDELMSNAPGAELILLLKQKADDLLSGSVRTNSDSVDGSAFAAKFGGGGHVRAAGFRIKGKNMIDAEAEVIAAAKEFQAARLGLNAATAPKMEEVMMEAEKLEQPVKSEEVVDKLTRDFVGKKDDTEAVQVAQMVSQHIQPPQQEVIAPQPAMYPPPPPMPITPPMQQMPPPSPTQGPPPSPTQELPTPPIPPIV